The following coding sequences lie in one Sorex araneus isolate mSorAra2 chromosome 4, mSorAra2.pri, whole genome shotgun sequence genomic window:
- the KLHL31 gene encoding kelch-like protein 31, which translates to MAPKKKTVKKNKGEINEMTIIVEDSPLSKLNALNGLLEGGNGLSCISSELTDASYCPNLLEGLSKMRQESFLCDLVIGTKTKSFDVHKSVMASCSEYFYNILKKDPSTQRVDLNDISPLGLATVIAYAYTGKLTLSLYTIGSIISAAVYLQIHTLVKMCSDFLIREMSIENCMYIANIAETYSLKNAKAAAQKFIRDNFLEFSESDKFMKLTFEQINELLIDDDLQLPSEIVAFQIAMKWLEFDQKRLKHAADLLSNIRFGTISAQDLVNYVQSVPRMMQDADCHKLLVDAMNYHLLPYHQNTLQSRRTRIRGACRVLVTVGGRPGLTEKSLSRDVLYKDPENGWSKLTEMPAKSFNQCVAVMDGFLYVAGGEDQNDARNQAKHAVNNFCRYDPRFNTWIHLASMTHKRTHFSLSVFDGLLYAVGGRNAEGSLASVECYVPSANQWLPKAGLEAARCCHASAVADGRVLVTGGYLGGAYSRSVCAYEPASDSWQELPGLHAARGWHCALALAGRVYVMGGSQLGPRGERVDVLPVECYSPASRQWSHAAPLPVGVSTAGASALLGRAYLLGGWNEGEKKYKKCVQCFHPELNEWTEDDELPEATVGVSCATLAMPGHVARESRASSVSSVPVSI; encoded by the exons ATGGCCCCCAAAAAGAAGACTGTCAAAAAGAACAAGGGAGAGATCAATGAGATGACGATAATTGTAGAAGACAGCCCCCTAAGCAAACTGAATGCTTTGAATGGACTTCTTGAGGGAGGCAATGGCCTTAGCTGCATTTCTTCTGAGTTAACAGATGCTTCTTATTGCCCCAACCTCTTGGAAGGGTTAAGTAAAATGCGGCAGGAGAGCTTCCTTTGTGACTTAGTCAttggcaccaaaaccaaatccTTTGATGTTCACAAGTCAGTGATGGCTTCATGCAGTGAGTACTTTTACAACATCCTGAAAAAAGATCCATCTACTCAAAGGGTAGACCTCAATGATATCTCACCATTGGGCCTGGCTACTGTCATTGCATATGCCTACACAGGAAAACTGACTCTCTCCTTATATACAATAGGAAGCATTATTTCTGCTGCTGTTTATCTTCAGATTCACACCCTTGTAAAGATGTGCAGTGATTTTCTGATACGAGAAATGAGCATTGAGAACTGCATGTATATTGCCAACATTGCCGAAACATACTCTCTAAAAAACGCCAAAGCAGCAGCCCAGAAATTTATCCGGGATAACTTCCTCGAGTTCTCAGAATCAGATAAGTTTATGAAACTTACatttgagcaaattaatgaacttCTTATAGATGATGACCTACAGTTGCCTTCTGAAATAGTAGCATTCCAGATTGCAATGAAATGGCTAGAATTTGACCAAAAGAGATTGAAACATGCTGCAGATCTCCTAAGTAATATTCGCTTTGGTACCATCTCTGCACAAGACCTGGTCAATTATGTTCAGTCTGTACCAAGAATGATGCAAGATGCTGATTGTCACAAACTTCTTGTAGATGCTATGAACTATCATTTACTTCCATATCATCAAAACACATTGCAATCTAGACGCACAAGAATTCGAGGGGCCTGTCGCGTCCTTGTCACTGTCGGAGGACGCCCTGGACTTACTGAGAAGTCCCTTAGTAGAGACGTACTGTATAAAGATCCTGAAAATGGATGGAGCAAGCTTACAGAAATGCCAGCCAAGAGTTTTAATCAGTGTGTGGCTGTAATGGATGGATTTCTTTATGTGGCTGGTGGAGAAGACCAGAATGATGCAAGAAATCAAGCCAAGCATGCAGTCAACAATTTCTGCAG GTATGACCCCCGCTTCAACACCTGGATCCACCTGGCCAGCATGACGCACAAGCGCACGCACTTCAGCCTGAGCGTGTTCGACGGGCTGCTGTACGCCGTGGGCGGCCGCAACGCCGAGGGCAGCCTGGCATCGGTGGAGTGCTACGTGCCCTCGGCCAACCAGTGGCTGCCCAAGGCGGGCCTGGAGGCGGCGCGCTGCTGCCACGCGAGCGCCGTGGCCGACGGGCGCGTGCTGGTGACGGGCGGCTACCTCGGCGGCGCCTACTCGCGCTCCGTGTGCGCCTACGAGCCGGCCAGCGACTCGTGGCAGGAGCTCCCGGGCCTGCACGCGGCGCGGGGCTGGCACTGCGCGCTGGCGCTGGCCGGCCGCGTGTACGTGATGGGCGGCAGCCAGCTGGGCCCGCGCGGGGAGCGCGTGGACGTGCTGCCCGTGGAGTGCTACAGCCCCGCCAGCCGCCAGTGGAGCCACGCGGCGCCGCTGCCCGTGGGCGTGAGCACGGCGGGCGCCTCGGCGCTGCTCGGCCGCGCCTACCTGCTCGGCGGCTGGAACGAGGGCGAGAAGAAGTACAAGAAGTGCGTGCAGTGCTTCCACCCCGAGCTCAACGAGTGGACCGAGGACGACGAGCTGCCCGAGGCCACCGTGGGTGTGTCCTGCGCCACGCTCGCCATGCCGGGCCACGTGGCCCGGGAATCGCGCGCCAGCTCCGTGTCCTCGGTGCCGGTCAGCATCTGA